The Streptomyces sp. JB150 genomic interval GAGATCACGGTCACGCCAGGAATCGGAGAAGGCGTCCAACATGGCCTCGTAAAGCCGAATATTGCTGACGTCCCCTCGAGGGTCTCTGATCCTTTCTTCGACCGCCTCCCGGACAGCCTCCCAACGCAGCACATGCATCAGGAAAGAGACCGTTTCAACTACACCTTCCTGGGGGGAATCGATCAGAGCAATCACGCGACTCTCGAATTGTCCTCTCAATTCAAGGTTCCTCTGCAGAATCGCGAGAGCACGCTCCAATCCCGGCTCGAGTTCTTCTGCGCCGCAGGTCTCCTCTGCAGTAGCTAGGACCCCCTGGACGACCTGCATGAACTCTGCGACCGGATCAGCAGCTAGGCCGCCACGCCTCGATGTACTTCCCATCAGCACCAAGTCCATTCCTATTGAAGGCATCCACTGCCGCCTTCTGAGCGTGAGCACCGTAAGGCTGATAATGACCAGACTTATTGTCGAGGTACACGACTTGACCACCCTTGGTCTTGAACTCTCCGGCAGCCAGCACGTCCCTGCCCTGAGCGAGGCTCACATGGCCAGCCGTTCGCTTCCCGATGACGAGCTCACCATCGCTGGTCACCACGTATGCATAGTTTCCCGAGCGAGAGAGAACGGTGCCAGGAGCAATCGGCTTGAACCACTCCGGCGTATCTTCCGGAATCAAGTTCGAGAAAGAGGTGGGGTCAGGGCCCGCTCCGCTGTTGTGAACGAGTACCGGAGTCTGCCCCGCCAGCACATAGTACGTGTGCAGGTCGTCAACGGTGAGGTTGTAAGTCCGTGCGTGCCTGGTGAACGCGCGGTTGGCCGTGACGATGACCGTGTCGCCCTTGTCGGTCAGCAGGGTCATGCCCGGCTTAAGGTCTCTCGCCTCGACCCAGAGCAGCGCCGACGGGGACCAGAAGGGGTGCTCGTGGGTCGCCGTGAGCTTTTCGACGCCGTCCTCTGTGGCGATGGACAGCTCGTTGAAGTATTTGTCTTCCTCGGTGACGATGAGCCGGGTGACTCTTCGTGGTCCCGACTCGCCGGTTTCGGGGTCGGTCGCCAGGACCTCGTCACCGATTTCGACGTCCTCGATATCCTTGGTAGTGCCGTCGGCCATCTGGACATCCGTGCCGGCCAGGAAGCATCTGCAGTCGTACTTCACACGGGCGCCACGGGCGCCAAGGTAGGTCACAATCGACTGAAAGCCGATATTGCCGCAGATCGGGCAGGTGTCAATGGTGTTAATTTTGTCGACGTGCTTCCAGCCGTCGTAAAAATTGCGGAGTGCGCCGCATTCATCGATCGCGCTCGTGCCTGCTGTGCATCGCTCTCGGAAGTACAGCTCGACCATCAGCTCATAGCTGAGATCACTGAAGTAGACACCGTTCCGTTGCAGCTGACCCAAACTCGGAAGCTTGTGCTGATACTGCTTGTAAATCTTCGCCGGCGGGAGAGCAGGCTTGCCGTCGCCGAGGTCGACGACGACGGCCTGCACCCCTCTATCACTGGCGCCTCCGTCACCGCTGCTGGACGACGGGGATGGGTACTTCGTCGAGCCGGTCTGCTGGCCGTAGCCGTCACAGATGTCCTTCGGGCACAGACCAGTGGGGTCGCTCTTGCTGACCGGGCTGTTGTTGCTGTAGGCGTACCCATTCATCTGGAGCGGATCGGTGATCTCGATGATGGGGTCCGCGGACAGGAACCGCCCCGAGTTCTGGTCGTACTCCCGCGCCCCGATGTGCGTCAGCCCGGTCGCCGCGTCGTCGATGCCCGTGCCCAGGTAGCTGCGCTTGTTGGGCCAGCTGGCCGGCTTCGTGCCGCGGATCTCGCCGTACGGCTTGAAGGAACGGCGGGTGATGGCCTGGCCGGAGGCGATGTCCACCGAGGTGTTGGCGGTGTTGAGGTGGTCGGCGAGGAGGACGCTCAGTTTGTGGCCGGTCGTGGCCGCGTTGGTGGTCGTGCGGACCACCGTGGGGGCGCCGGCCTGGCCGTAGGAACGCGAGGCCCGGGTGATGGTGCCCGTGCTGTTCGTCGTCAGTTCCGTTTCGCCCAGGTAGAGGGTCGAACCGGTCGGTGAGTTCTCCAGGAGGCGGTTGCCGGCGGCGTCGTAGACGTACGTCGTCTTGGTGCCGTTGTCGGTGATCGCGTCCAGCTTGTTCTCGGGCGTCCAGTCCAGGGTCTGGTCCCGGTCGTGCAGGTCGCGGATCCTCGTGTTGCCCGTCGCGTCGTACGAGTACGTGCTGTCCTTGCCCGTCGGGGTGGAGGCGATCGACGTCATCGTGTGCGGGTGGGCCAGGTAGGGCGCGGTCGTGCCGTTGCCCGTGACCTGCTTGCCGTAGCCGTAGCGGTAGGTGACGTTCTTCGTCGCGTCCGCGGTGTCGTGCTCCGTCATCGTCGCGCGGTTGCCGATCCAGTCGAAGGTGAACGACTGGCGGTAGGCGGTGTCACCGGTGGAGACCGTGGCCGGGTCGGGCGCCGCGGCGGCGAGCGACTGGGTCAGCCTGGGGTCGGGCGTCGCCGCGTCCGTGGCCTCGTCGGGCGCGTCGGCGACCGGACCGGCGGATGGCGCGTAGTCGGCGCGATAGCCCCAGGTGGTGCCACCTGCCGCCTTGCAGCAGGTGCCGTTCCCGAGGGGTGTGATGTTGGACGTCCAGGCGTGCGTCAGCTCGCCCATGGCGTCGTAGGTGAAGCACTGGGTGTCCCACGTCCTGGTGCCGCTCGCGCTCACCAGCTCGCGCATGCTGGACGTGATCGTGCCGGAGACGTCGTAGGAGTATCGGTTGTCCGTGATGCGGTGGGTCGCCGTTTCGCGGTCGGCCACGGTGCGCTGGAGACGGCCGGTGCTCGGATCGATGAAGTTCGTCGTCCACACGCGGTAGGGCTGCGCGGCGGAGACCGTGCGCAGGGCCTCGCCGAAGGGCGAGTAGGTGACGTCCGACGTGTACCAGGTCAGACCCGAGGTCGACTCCGGGAGGCCGTCGGTGTTGTAGCGCGTGACGACCTTTTCCCGTGCCAGGCCGCCCTTCTCCGGCAGAGTGACCGACTGCGGCTTCCCTGTGGGCGTGTACGTATAGGTGTACGCGTACGTGCCGGAGAGGCCCGTCGTCATTGAGTTCGCCGGGATGACGGTCTCGCTTCGGGTGACGTTGTACTCGGCGTCGTACCCGTTGACGCGGTTGACGTAGTCGCCGTTCGAGGTACGTCTGATGGACTCCGCCGGCTTGCCGATTCCGCCATACGCCGAGTCGTAGGTGAACGACTTGACGGGGGTGGCCGTCGCGGAGCCTTCCCGCACGTGACGGATACGGCCGAGGGAGTCGTACTCGGTGAACGTCTCCTGCCCACGGGAGTTCTTGACGCGGTACGGGCGGTCGGCCTCGTCGTACCAGGTCTCCGTCGTGCCGGTGTCGGGGTCGGTGGTGGACGTCACCCTGCCGCGAGCGTCGTAGACATAGGACCAGGTGTTTCCGGCGGGGTCGACGACAAGTCCGCACTCACCGGTTCCGGAACGCAGATCATCGGTCCCACGACGTACTGGAAGACCCGTATCGCCATCGGCTGAGGCATGATCGGCCGGGGAGGGGCCTCGCCTGTGCGGGCGAGGCCCCTCCTGCGTGTCACTGTGTCACTTGGGTGTCGTTGCCAGCGAAACGTCCAGGCCCGGCACCCAGCTCCCCGCCGGGCGGCGCAACCACTGCCCCTCCGCTGCCAGTTCCGCCGCCGCCCTCCGCAGCGCGTCCAAGCCCGGATGGTTCAGGCCCTTGCGCCACACCAGTGAGACGGGTGACAGGGGGACCGGGTCGACCAGCGGGCGCAGGACGCAGCCGCGCAGAGGCGGGAAGTCGACCACGGCGAGTACCGGATAGCCGCCCTTGGACATGATCCGCTCGAATTCCTCGTCGCCGACGGCGAGGGGGACCGGTGGGGCCACCTTGATGCCCCGGCCTTCGAAGAGGCGGTGGGCGAGGTCGGTCCACTCGGGGGTGCGGGGGTTTCCGGCGCCGGCGTAGACCGTTTCGCCCGCCAGCTCGGTCAGGGGGACGGTCTCCCGGGAGGCCAGGCGGTGGTGTTCGGGGAGGACGATGGCCATGGGTTCGAAGCGGACCGGCTGGTGCTCCAACTGGCGCCGCAGCGCCGGGTCGAGGCCCGCGTAGCGGCCGAAGGACGCGTCCAGGCGGCCCGCGACCAGGTCCTCCGCCGCGCCGGTGAGGCCGCTCTCGTAGCGGGCCATCAGCTCCAGTTCGGGGGCGAGTTCGCGGGCGCGGTGCAGGACGCGGCGCGGGGTGCCGAGGCCGGCGGAGTTGAGGTCGACGAGCAGGGGGCGGGCCTGGCCGAAGGCGGCGAGGAGTTCGTCCTGGGCCGCGAGGACGCGGCGTGCGTACGGCAGCAGCCGTTCGCCGTCGTCGGTGAGGGTCACCTGGCGGGTCGTGCGGACGAACAGCTCCGCGCCCAGCTCCCGTTCCAGCCGCCGTACGTCACGGCTCAGCGCCTGCTGGGCGACGTAGAGGCGCGTGGCGGCGCGGGTGAAGTGCAGTTCCTCGGCGACGGTGACGAAGGCGCGCAGGAGACGGGGGTCTATGGAGCGGGAGTCTGTGGGGCGGGACTGCGCGCGGCGGGACTCCGCGGGGCGGGACTCCGCGGGGCGAAACTTTGCGGGGCGGGCGGGCACCGGGCGAATTTACAACACGGGTGCGTCAATCGGTCTCGAACAGGTGTTGGACCGCTTGATCGGGTCCGGGGGACGGTGTTCCCCATGCCGTACCGAGATCTCTTCGCCCGCCCGGGCGCCAAGGCCTTCACCGCCGGGAACCTGATCGCCCGCCTGCCGATGGGCATGTTCAGCGTGAGCGCGGTCGTGATGATCGCCGGGTCGCGCGGCTCGTACGCCCTCGCCGGCGCCGTGACCGCGACCGGGCTCGCCGCCACCGCGCTGGTCGCGCCCTGGACGGCCCGGCTGGTCGACCGGTACGGCCAGGCCCGGATCGCCGTGCCCGCCACCCTCCTGGCCTGCCTCGGCAGCATCGCCCTGGTGCTGTGCGTCCGCCACGGCGCCCCCGACTGGACCCTGTTCGCCGCCTACGCCGCCACCGCCACCACCCCCAACATCGGCGGCATGGCCCGCGCCCGCTGGGCCCGTCTGCTGGACGGCGACCCGGCGTCGCTCCACACGGCGAACGCCTTCGAGCAGGCGGCCGACGAGCTGTGCTTCATGCTCGGCCCGGTCCTCGCGGCCTTCCTGTGCGGGACGCTCTTCCCCGAGGCGGGCACGCTCCTCGCCGTTGTCCTGCTCCTGACCGGTGTCCTGCTGTTCGCCGCCGCGCGCGGCACCGAGCCGCCGCCCGCGGGGGCGGCCGCGCGCGGCACGTCGCCGATCCGCGCGCCCGGTATCCCGCCGCTGCTCGCGGTCTGCGTCGCCGTGGGCACGGTGTTCGGGGCCATGGAGGTCGTCACGCTCGCGTTCGCGGACGCGCGCGGGCAGCAGACGGCGGCCGGGCTCGTCCTCGGGCTGCAGGCGGCCGGGTCGTGCGCGGCCGGGCTGGTGTACGGCAGGGTCCGGCCGGGCGGTCCGGCCGAGACCCGGTACGTCCGGTGCATCGCCGCCATGGCCGCGCTGCTCACCCTCCCCCTGCTCGCCGCCGCGCTCACCGGCTCGCTCGTCGTCCTCGCGGGCGCGCTGCTGATCGCCGGGATGGCGACCGCGCCGACGATGGTGACCGGCATGGCGCTCGTGCAGCAGCGCACGCCCGAGGGGCGGCTCAACGAGGGGATGACGCTGGCGGTGACCGGTCTGCTGGGCGGGATCGCCTGCGGCAGCGCGGTGGGCGGCTGGACGGCGGAGCACGTGTCGGTGACGGCCGGGTACGGGGTGCCGGTCGCGGCGGCCGTGACGGCGCTGGCCCTGTCCCCCGGCATCCGCCGGCCCGTGCCGCTCGTCGCCTCGCTCCGCTGATCCACCGGGATTGCCGCCCGACCCATTGACGGCCCTCCGGGCCCCCCATACCTTCGCTCGTCGAAGCGCTTCGATGACCCGCGCGTCACGCATCGATCCGGGGGACTGATGGTCAAGATCACGGATGTGGCCCGGCACGCCGGGGTCTCCCCCAGCACCGTGTCGTACACGCTCAGCGGCAAACGGCCGATCTCCGAGGAGACCCGGCGCCGCGTGCAGGAGTCCATCCGCGCCCTCGGCTACCGCCCGCACGCCGCCCGGTCGGCGTACGGCGGCAGGACGAACGTCCTCGCCCTGGTCCTGCCGCTGCACGCGGGCGTCCACGTCCCCGTGGCCATGGACCTGGCGGTGTCGGTGGTGAACGCGGCACGGGCGTACGACCACGACGTACTGATCCTGACGCGGCACGACGGCCGGGACGGCGAGGACGGTTTGCCCCGGCTGGCGGAGACCCCCCTGGTGGACGCGCTGATCGTGACGGACGTCCGGCTGCACGATCCACGGCTGCCGCTGCTGCGCGACCTGCACCGGCCGGTGGTGCTGATCGGCTACGCGGCGGACCGGACCGCACCGACGTGCGTCGACCTGGACTTCGCGGCGGCGGGCGAGGCTTGCGTGGACCACCTGGCGGCCCTCGGTCACCGCGCGGTGGCCCTGATCGGCTCGCCGCCGGAGGTCTACGTCCGCCGCACCGTCTACGCCCAGCGCCTCGTCCAGGGGTTCACCGCCGCCGCCGACCGCCACGGCCTGTCCTCCGCCGTCCACCCGTGTGCGGCGACTCCCGAGGCGGCCCGCGCGACCGCGGAACGGCTGCTGCGCGAGCAGCCGGCGCTGACCGGTGTCGTCGTCCACAACGAGGCGGTCCTGGATGTCCTGCTCGACGCCTTCGGCCGGCTCGGCCTGCGCGTGCCCGACGACCTCTCCGTCGTCGCCCTGTGCCCCACCGCACAGGCGGAGTCCGCCCGCGTCCCGCTCACCTCGGTCGCCCTCCCGGCCACCGAAATCGGCACCCGCGCGGTGGACCTCCTGATACGCGAGCTGAACGGCGAGCAGGTCCCGGCGACCACCCTGCTGCCCCCGCGGCTGGCCGTGCGGGCGAGCACGGCGCGGCGGCGCTCATCGGCGTGAGGCCAGGGACGCTCGTGGCCCTGAGACCCGGCGGGCGTGACAAAGGCCATGACAAAGGCCCTGCCGCTCGCAAGCGACAGGGCCCGTGCCCACATGGGGTAAGTGGAGATGGCGGGAATCGAACCCGCGTCCAACGGTGTGGAACCAGGGCTTCTCCGTGTGCAGTCTGGTGCGATTTTCTCAGCCCTCCGGATCACCCAGACAAGTCCGGAACGGGCTCAGTCACTGTGTGGTTTCCCTCTTCACCCCGTGACCGGGATCGAGGTTTAGTTCCCTAGCTGATGCCAGGATCCGGGTCGGGAACAGCCCCGGGCTGACACTCCCTTGGTAGGAGGCTCGCTTCGCTACCTGAGATCAGGCAGCGAGGGCGAAGGCCTGCTGGGAGGAATCGCGCTTGGTGTTGGCGATTATTTTTTTCGGCCTGTGGTTTACGAGATCATGGCCGCTTCCTCGACACGCTTCCCCTGCTTCGACAGCCGCTGTCGAAACCGATCATCCCCATGTTGATTTGTCAATCACCGCACCCAACGTGTGAGTGCAGAGGCCATCATACGGGGTCAACGGTCCCCGGTGCCACCGTATTCCCTGGCCCGGACGGAGCTACGCCCGCTGCTTGCGCCGCACGGCAGAGATCGCGCGCTCGGCCTCGCGCCGGTCCTGCTTCTCGCGCAGCGTCTGCCGCTTGTCGTACTCCTTCTTGCCCTTCGCCAGCGCGATCTCGACCTTGGCGCGGCCGTCCTTGAAGTACAGGGACAGCGGGACGATCGTGTGGCCGGTCTCCTGGGACTTGGACTCCAGCTTGTCGATCTCCGCGCGGTGCAGCAGCAGCTTGCGCTTGCGGCGGGCGCTGTGGTTGGTCCAGGTGCCCTGGCTGTACTCGGGCACGTGCACGTTGTAGAGCCACGCCTCGTGCCCGTCCATCTGGACGAACCCGTCGACCAGCGAGGCGCGCCCCTGGCGCAGTGACTTCACCTCGGTACCGGTGAGGACGAGACCCGCCTCGTAGGTGTCGATGATGAGGTAGTCGTGCCGCGCCTTCTTGTTCTGCGCGATCAGTTTGCGCCCTTTTTCCTTAGCCATAGTGCCGCCCATTTTCGCACTACGCGGGGGGTGCGGGGGAAGTCATTATGCGTGGGTGCCGCCGGGCCGGGCGCACGGTGCCAGGCGCCGGGAGCCCGGCATGACCGGCGGGACGCCCCCTAGCCCCCGAGGCCCGTCAGGATTGTCCCCGCGCGGCGCAGCGCGTCCTGGTCGGCCTCCAGGTCGGGGGTGATGCCCCGCCCGTCGACCGCGCGGCCGGAGGGGGTGCGGTAGTGGCCCACGGTCAGCTCGGCGACGGAGCCGTCGGGCAGCCGACTCGGCATCTGGACCGAGCCCTTGCCGAAGGTGCGGGAGCCGACGACGACCGCGCGGCCCCGGTCCTGCAGGGCCCCGGTCAGCAGCTCGGCCGCGCTCATGGTGCCGCCGTCGACGAGCGCGACCAGGGGTCTTTCGGTGTCGCCGCCGGGTGCGGCGTGCAGGGCGCGCTGCTCGCCCTCGACGTCGTACGTGGCGACCAGGCCGCCGTCGAGGAAGGCGGAGGCGGTGGTGACGGCCTCGGTGACCAGGCCGCCGGAGTTGCCGCGCAGGTCGAGGATGATCCCGCCGTCGCGCGGGGCCCGCCGGACCGCGTCGCGAACGGTGCCGCCGGTGCCCTTGGTGAAGGCGCCTATGGTGATGAGGGTGTTCCCGTCGGGGAGGGTGCGGACGGTCACCGTGTCCGTGGAGAGCCGGGCCCGGCGCAGGGTGAGGCTCCACGCGCGCGTGCCGCGCTCCAGGCCGAGCCGTACCGGCGTACCGGCGGGCGCGTCGGTGGCGTCGCCGCGCAGTAACGAGACCACGTCGGTGACCGGCAGGCCGTCGACCGCGCGGCCGTCGACGCTGCGCAGCCGGTCGCCCGCGCGGACCCCTGCTTCGGCCGCGGGCGAGCCGGCGGCGACCTTGGTCACCTCGATCCGCCCGTCGCGCTCCCGTCGCGCCCACAGTCCGACGCCCGTGTAGGCGCCGTCCAGGGCGTCCTCGAACTCCTCGTACTCGCCCTGCGAGTACACGGCGTCCCAGCGGTTCCCGCTGCGGCTGACGGCGCGTTCGGCGGCCTCCAGGGGCGACGTGCCGTCGGCCATCGCGCGCGCGGCGGCGTCCCGGACCTCGTCGGGGCGGGCCGCGGGGGTGGCCGCGCGGGACGGGCCGGGCGCCGGCCCCCGCTCGGTGCCGGGCAGGGAGCCCGTCGTGGCACCGGCGACGAGCACGCTCGTGAACACCAGTGTCAGGGCGGCCCCGCGGCGTGTGCGGCGGGGCTGACAGAACAGGTCACGACCTGACATGGCGGTGAGTCTAGGACAACACGAAGGGCCGCACGGTCCGTTGACCGTGCGGCCCTCGTTGGCGTGCGTCACACCTTCAAGTACTTGCGCAGCGCGAAGAACGCGGCCAGCGCGGGCATCAGCAGGCTGGTGGCGAGGATGAGCGGCAGCTTCGCCAGGACGGCGTCCCAGCCGATGAAGTTGATCAGCCGGAGCTGGTCGGCGAGGGCCAGTCCGTGGTCGATGAGGAAGTACCGCGCGGTCACCAGGAAGCCGCACGCGACCGCGCCGCCGATCAGACCGGCGACCGCGGCCTCCGCGATGAACGGGGCCTGGATGTAGAAGCCGGAGGCGCCGACCAGCCGCATGATGCCGGTCTCGCGGCGCCGGCTGAACGCCGAGACGCGCACCGTGTTGACGATCAGCATCAGCGCGACGACCAGCATGAGCGCCATCACCGCGCGGGCGGCCCAGTTCATGCCCTCCAGCAGCTTGAACAGGTTGTCCAGGGTCTCCCGCTGGTCCCGCACGGACTGCACGCCGTCCCGGCCGCTGAACGCGGTCGCGATCACCCGGTACTTCTCCGGGTCCTTGAGCTTGATGCGGTACGACTCCTGCATCTGGTCCGGCGTCAGCGAGCTGGCCAGCGGGGAGTCGCCGAACTGCTCCTTGTAGTGCTTGTAGGCCTCGTCCTGCGACTCGTACGTGACGGTGTCGACGACCGGCATCTTCTCCAGGTCGGACTTGATCTGCCGCTTCTGCTCCTCGGTGACCGCGCCCCGGGCGCAGGCCGGATCGGACTCGGCGTCGGCCTTGTTGCAGAGGTAGATCGAGACGTTGACCTTGTCGTACCAGTAGCCCTTCATGGTGTTGACCTGGTCGGTCATCAGCAGCGAACCGCCGAACAGGGTCAGCGACAGGGCGACGGAGACGATCACCGCGAAGGTCATCGTGAGATTGCGGCGGAGACCGACACCGATCTCCGACAGAACGAACTGGGCGCGCATGGCGGC includes:
- a CDS encoding S41 family peptidase — encoded protein: MSGRDLFCQPRRTRRGAALTLVFTSVLVAGATTGSLPGTERGPAPGPSRAATPAARPDEVRDAAARAMADGTSPLEAAERAVSRSGNRWDAVYSQGEYEEFEDALDGAYTGVGLWARRERDGRIEVTKVAAGSPAAEAGVRAGDRLRSVDGRAVDGLPVTDVVSLLRGDATDAPAGTPVRLGLERGTRAWSLTLRRARLSTDTVTVRTLPDGNTLITIGAFTKGTGGTVRDAVRRAPRDGGIILDLRGNSGGLVTEAVTTASAFLDGGLVATYDVEGEQRALHAAPGGDTERPLVALVDGGTMSAAELLTGALQDRGRAVVVGSRTFGKGSVQMPSRLPDGSVAELTVGHYRTPSGRAVDGRGITPDLEADQDALRRAGTILTGLGG
- the ftsX gene encoding permease-like cell division protein FtsX, with translation MRAQFVLSEIGVGLRRNLTMTFAVIVSVALSLTLFGGSLLMTDQVNTMKGYWYDKVNVSIYLCNKADAESDPACARGAVTEEQKRQIKSDLEKMPVVDTVTYESQDEAYKHYKEQFGDSPLASSLTPDQMQESYRIKLKDPEKYRVIATAFSGRDGVQSVRDQRETLDNLFKLLEGMNWAARAVMALMLVVALMLIVNTVRVSAFSRRRETGIMRLVGASGFYIQAPFIAEAAVAGLIGGAVACGFLVTARYFLIDHGLALADQLRLINFIGWDAVLAKLPLILATSLLMPALAAFFALRKYLKV
- a CDS encoding MFS transporter, translated to MPYRDLFARPGAKAFTAGNLIARLPMGMFSVSAVVMIAGSRGSYALAGAVTATGLAATALVAPWTARLVDRYGQARIAVPATLLACLGSIALVLCVRHGAPDWTLFAAYAATATTPNIGGMARARWARLLDGDPASLHTANAFEQAADELCFMLGPVLAAFLCGTLFPEAGTLLAVVLLLTGVLLFAAARGTEPPPAGAAARGTSPIRAPGIPPLLAVCVAVGTVFGAMEVVTLAFADARGQQTAAGLVLGLQAAGSCAAGLVYGRVRPGGPAETRYVRCIAAMAALLTLPLLAAALTGSLVVLAGALLIAGMATAPTMVTGMALVQQRTPEGRLNEGMTLAVTGLLGGIACGSAVGGWTAEHVSVTAGYGVPVAAAVTALALSPGIRRPVPLVASLR
- a CDS encoding LysR family transcriptional regulator; the protein is MDPRLLRAFVTVAEELHFTRAATRLYVAQQALSRDVRRLERELGAELFVRTTRQVTLTDDGERLLPYARRVLAAQDELLAAFGQARPLLVDLNSAGLGTPRRVLHRARELAPELELMARYESGLTGAAEDLVAGRLDASFGRYAGLDPALRRQLEHQPVRFEPMAIVLPEHHRLASRETVPLTELAGETVYAGAGNPRTPEWTDLAHRLFEGRGIKVAPPVPLAVGDEEFERIMSKGGYPVLAVVDFPPLRGCVLRPLVDPVPLSPVSLVWRKGLNHPGLDALRRAAAELAAEGQWLRRPAGSWVPGLDVSLATTPK
- the smpB gene encoding SsrA-binding protein SmpB, with amino-acid sequence MAKEKGRKLIAQNKKARHDYLIIDTYEAGLVLTGTEVKSLRQGRASLVDGFVQMDGHEAWLYNVHVPEYSQGTWTNHSARRKRKLLLHRAEIDKLESKSQETGHTIVPLSLYFKDGRAKVEIALAKGKKEYDKRQTLREKQDRREAERAISAVRRKQRA
- a CDS encoding LacI family DNA-binding transcriptional regulator, with translation MVKITDVARHAGVSPSTVSYTLSGKRPISEETRRRVQESIRALGYRPHAARSAYGGRTNVLALVLPLHAGVHVPVAMDLAVSVVNAARAYDHDVLILTRHDGRDGEDGLPRLAETPLVDALIVTDVRLHDPRLPLLRDLHRPVVLIGYAADRTAPTCVDLDFAAAGEACVDHLAALGHRAVALIGSPPEVYVRRTVYAQRLVQGFTAAADRHGLSSAVHPCAATPEAARATAERLLREQPALTGVVVHNEAVLDVLLDAFGRLGLRVPDDLSVVALCPTAQAESARVPLTSVALPATEIGTRAVDLLIRELNGEQVPATTLLPPRLAVRASTARRRSSA